The proteins below are encoded in one region of Paraburkholderia phenazinium:
- a CDS encoding RsmB/NOP family class I SAM-dependent RNA methyltransferase encodes MRLHGFLIGQTETLLADVLKLAGPADAATSRFFRAHPKLGHGERGVIAEAVFAVLRRRMEFAHLAESGAGSPARRMALLGLMQTAGRSALKPFISDSESNWLEHVAKIDPESLPLRIRMNLPDWIYQALSKRFEAEELAQLAAALNYPAPLDLRANPIKATRDQVLDALSKAGIEAGSTPFAPFGVRVVGKPPLTKLDAFQHGWVEVQDEGSQLLCTLVAPKRGEMIVDFCAGAGGKTLALGAMMRSTGRLYAFDISERRLAKLKPRLARSGLSNVNPVLIDSEHDAKIKRLAGKIDRVLVDAPCSGLGTLRRNPDLKWRQSPESVAELAPKQLSILTSAARLVKVGGRLVYATCSILEAENESIVTQFLANHPGFALVPAREVLAEQRVEIEMGDYLSLWPHRHATDGFFAAVLERRA; translated from the coding sequence ATGAGACTACATGGATTTCTGATTGGACAAACCGAAACGCTGCTCGCGGACGTGCTGAAGCTGGCCGGCCCCGCAGACGCAGCCACCAGCCGCTTTTTTCGCGCCCACCCGAAGCTTGGGCACGGCGAGCGTGGCGTGATCGCAGAGGCGGTGTTTGCGGTGCTGCGGCGCCGGATGGAGTTCGCCCACCTGGCCGAAAGCGGCGCCGGCAGCCCGGCGCGCCGGATGGCCTTGCTGGGCCTGATGCAGACGGCGGGGCGCTCGGCGTTGAAGCCATTCATTTCCGACTCCGAGTCCAACTGGCTCGAACACGTCGCGAAGATCGATCCGGAAAGCCTGCCGTTGCGGATTCGCATGAATCTGCCCGACTGGATCTATCAGGCGCTGTCAAAGCGTTTCGAAGCTGAAGAGCTCGCGCAACTGGCCGCCGCGCTGAACTATCCGGCGCCGTTGGATCTGCGCGCCAATCCGATCAAGGCGACTCGCGACCAGGTGCTGGACGCGTTGTCCAAAGCCGGTATCGAGGCGGGCTCCACGCCGTTCGCACCGTTCGGCGTGCGGGTGGTCGGCAAGCCACCGCTCACCAAGCTCGATGCGTTCCAGCACGGCTGGGTCGAAGTGCAGGACGAGGGCAGCCAGTTGCTGTGCACGCTGGTTGCGCCGAAGCGCGGCGAAATGATCGTCGACTTCTGCGCCGGCGCGGGCGGCAAGACCCTCGCGTTGGGCGCGATGATGCGCTCCACCGGCCGTCTGTACGCCTTCGATATCTCCGAGCGGCGTCTCGCCAAGCTCAAGCCGCGCCTCGCCCGCAGCGGGCTGTCGAACGTCAATCCGGTACTGATCGACAGCGAGCATGACGCGAAAATCAAGCGTCTGGCGGGCAAGATCGACCGTGTGCTGGTGGACGCGCCGTGCAGCGGGCTCGGCACGCTGCGGCGCAATCCGGACCTGAAGTGGCGTCAGTCACCGGAATCGGTGGCGGAACTCGCGCCCAAGCAGTTGTCCATCCTGACGAGCGCGGCGCGTCTGGTGAAGGTGGGCGGGCGTCTGGTCTACGCGACCTGCAGCATTCTAGAGGCGGAGAACGAGTCGATCGTCACGCAGTTCCTCGCCAATCATCCGGGCTTTGCCCTGGTGCCGGCGCGTGAGGTGCTCGCCGAACAGCGTGTCGAGATTGAAATGGGCGACTACCTGTCGCTATGGCCGCACCGCCACGCCACCGACGGCTTCTTCGCCGCGGTGCTGGAGCGGCGCGCTTAA
- the lspA gene encoding signal peptidase II — MATRSLSKPAGGSLAPWLGVALIVILFDQLTKIAVQKVFAYGVPHAVAPFFNLILVYNRGAAFSFLAMAGGWQRWAFTGLGVVAALVICYLLKRHGAQRLFCTALALILGGALGNVIDRLAYGHVIDFLDFHVGTWHWPAFNLADSAITIGAILLVLDELRRVRVSR, encoded by the coding sequence ATGGCAACAAGAAGTCTGTCGAAACCCGCCGGCGGTTCGCTGGCACCGTGGCTTGGCGTGGCGTTGATCGTGATCCTGTTCGATCAGCTCACGAAGATTGCAGTCCAGAAGGTGTTTGCCTACGGTGTGCCGCATGCGGTGGCTCCGTTTTTCAACCTGATTCTGGTCTACAACCGCGGTGCCGCGTTCAGCTTCCTCGCCATGGCGGGCGGCTGGCAGCGCTGGGCTTTTACGGGCCTCGGCGTGGTCGCGGCGCTGGTGATCTGCTATCTGCTCAAGCGTCACGGCGCGCAAAGGCTCTTCTGCACGGCTTTGGCGCTGATCCTCGGCGGCGCGCTCGGCAATGTGATCGACCGGCTGGCGTACGGCCACGTGATCGACTTCCTCGATTTCCACGTGGGCACCTGGCACTGGCCGGCGTTCAACCTCGCCGACAGCGCGATCACGATCGGTGCGATCCTGCTCGTGCTCGACGAATTGCGGCGCGTACGCGTCTCGCGCTAA
- a CDS encoding LLM class flavin-dependent oxidoreductase — translation MTLLSVLDQTPVIDGHSVADAIAATIELAQLADDLGYTRYWCAEHHGLRGVSNPCPEVMLARLGSVTKRIRLGSGGVMLPYYSPFKVAEQFMMLEALFPNRIDLGVGRAPGGDMRTAQAVAAGAYNRGDIFPQQVADLVGLMSGTLPDEHVAQGVLLQPQVETRPQLWMLGSSEFGGLLAAQLGIRFAFAHFINAHFGHQVAQAYRERFKAGNEAKPYLAAAVFVICADTDEEAEALEKAVDLRRVQMAYGLNAPIPNIEQGLAQEYGERERLVIDREKPRSIIGTPERVTERMLALQEQFEADELVVLTVAGSYRARLRSYELLADAFELGR, via the coding sequence ATGACGCTACTTTCCGTGCTCGATCAAACGCCCGTGATCGACGGGCACTCGGTGGCGGACGCGATCGCCGCCACCATCGAACTCGCGCAGCTTGCCGACGACCTCGGCTACACACGCTACTGGTGCGCAGAGCACCACGGTCTGCGCGGCGTGTCGAACCCGTGCCCCGAAGTGATGCTCGCGCGCCTCGGCAGCGTGACGAAGCGCATTCGCCTCGGGTCGGGCGGTGTGATGCTGCCGTACTACAGCCCATTCAAGGTCGCCGAGCAGTTCATGATGCTCGAAGCGCTGTTCCCGAATCGCATCGATCTTGGCGTCGGCCGCGCACCGGGCGGCGACATGCGCACGGCGCAAGCCGTGGCGGCAGGTGCGTACAACCGCGGCGATATCTTTCCGCAACAGGTGGCCGATCTGGTCGGGCTGATGAGCGGCACGCTGCCCGACGAGCACGTCGCGCAAGGCGTGCTGCTGCAGCCGCAGGTCGAGACACGACCGCAACTGTGGATGCTCGGATCAAGTGAGTTCGGCGGCCTGCTGGCGGCGCAACTCGGCATCCGCTTCGCGTTCGCGCATTTCATCAACGCGCACTTCGGTCACCAGGTAGCGCAAGCGTATCGCGAGCGCTTCAAGGCCGGCAACGAAGCAAAGCCATACCTAGCCGCCGCGGTGTTCGTCATCTGCGCGGATACGGACGAGGAAGCGGAGGCACTGGAAAAAGCCGTCGATCTGCGCCGCGTGCAGATGGCCTATGGCCTGAACGCTCCGATTCCGAACATCGAGCAAGGTCTCGCCCAGGAATACGGCGAACGCGAGCGACTGGTGATCGACCGCGAGAAGCCCCGCAGTATCATCGGCACACCTGAGCGTGTGACGGAACGCATGCTCGCGCTGCAGGAACAGTTCGAGGCCGACGAGCTGGTGGTATTGACTGTGGCGGGCAGTTATCGCGCGCGGCTGCGCTCGTACGAACTGCTTGCGGACGCTTTCGAGCTTGGCCG
- a CDS encoding bifunctional riboflavin kinase/FAD synthetase, whose amino-acid sequence MRVFRGLPNAESRAPCALTIGNFDGVHRGHQALLAHVRAAADARGLPVCVMTFEPHPREFFNPAGAPPRIAMLRDKLEALRTNGVDRVVVEHFNHTFASQSPDTFVERIIVNGLHARWVMIGDDFRYGARRAGDFDSLKAAGAQHGFEVEQMATVADPSGARISSSGVRASLIAGDLDAARAALGRDYLISGHVVHGMKLGRDLGFPTLNLAIAHKRPALAGIFVVRVHGIEAEPLPGVASLGLRPTVDDSGRVLLEVHLLDWHGDAYGKLVRVEFLKKLRDEEKYVDLETLTAAIARDVANARAWFAAVGTGTPGSRSTGFATSATDRIR is encoded by the coding sequence GTGAGAGTCTTCCGCGGTCTTCCCAATGCCGAGAGCCGTGCGCCCTGCGCCCTGACCATCGGCAACTTCGACGGTGTCCACCGCGGCCATCAGGCTCTGCTCGCCCACGTCCGGGCGGCGGCCGATGCACGCGGCCTGCCCGTCTGCGTGATGACTTTCGAACCGCACCCGCGCGAATTCTTCAATCCCGCCGGCGCGCCTCCGCGTATCGCGATGCTGCGCGACAAGCTGGAAGCGTTGCGCACCAATGGCGTCGACCGGGTCGTGGTCGAGCATTTCAATCACACCTTCGCCAGCCAGTCGCCGGATACGTTCGTTGAGCGGATCATCGTCAACGGCCTGCATGCCCGCTGGGTGATGATCGGCGACGACTTCCGCTATGGCGCGAGGCGTGCGGGCGATTTCGACTCGCTCAAGGCCGCGGGCGCACAACACGGTTTTGAAGTCGAACAGATGGCTACCGTCGCGGATCCGTCCGGTGCACGTATCTCCAGTTCGGGGGTGCGCGCGTCGCTGATAGCGGGCGACCTGGACGCCGCACGCGCCGCGCTCGGGCGCGATTACCTGATCAGCGGCCACGTCGTGCACGGCATGAAGCTCGGCCGCGACCTGGGGTTTCCCACGCTGAATCTGGCCATCGCCCACAAGCGCCCGGCGCTGGCCGGCATTTTCGTGGTGCGCGTGCATGGCATCGAAGCGGAGCCGCTACCCGGCGTCGCGAGTCTCGGCTTGCGCCCGACCGTCGACGACTCCGGCCGCGTGCTGCTCGAAGTTCACCTGCTCGACTGGCACGGCGATGCATATGGCAAACTCGTGCGCGTCGAATTCCTGAAGAAACTGCGTGACGAGGAAAAGTACGTCGACCTCGAAACGCTGACCGCCGCCATTGCACGCGACGTCGCCAATGCGCGTGCGTGGTTTGCTGCGGTTGGCACCGGCACGCCGGGCAGCCGCTCGACCGGCTTCGCCACTTCAGCCACAGACCGAATTAGATAG
- the ileS gene encoding isoleucine--tRNA ligase translates to MSNKKADSKPPSRYPVNLLDTPFPMRGDLPKREPQWVKEWQERKVYETIRAASKGRKKFILHDGPPYANGDIHLGHAVNKILKDMVVKSRNLAGFDAAYVPGWDCHGMPIEIQIEKQFGKSLPAAEVMQKARAYASEQIEKQKVGFRRLGVLGDWDNPYKTMNFTNEAGEIRALAKIMEKGYVFRGLKPVNWCFDCGSALAEAEVEYHDKTDPTIDVLFAFAEPEKTAQAFGLTALPRSEGGIVIWTTTPWTIPANQALNVHPEIVYALVDTPRGLLILAEERVEACLKQYGLEGHVVATTTGAKLANLRFHHPLASAHPSYKRTAPVYLGDYVTTETGTGIVHSSPAYGVEDFVSCKAHGMSDSDIISPVMGDGRYIESLALFGGLSIWAANPKIVAALEAAGTLLRTEKYTHSYMHCWRHKTPIIYRATSQWFAGMDVKPNDTDKTLRETALEGIENTAFYPSWGKQRLFSMIANRPDWTLSRQRQWGVPMAFFVHKETGELHPRTLELLEEVAQRVEKAGIEAWQSLDPRELIGDDANLYEKNRDTLDVWFDSGTTHWHVLRGSHKDELQFPADLYLEGSDQHRGWFHSSLLTASMLDGRPPYNALLTHGFTVDGEGRKMSKSLGNGIDPHEVANRLGAEIIRLWIASTDYSGELAISEEILKRVTEGYRRIRNTLRFLLANLSDFDFEKNARPVEDWLEIDRYAVALSANLQTDILAHYEKYEFHPVVAKLQTFCSEDLGGFYLDVLKDRLYTMAPDSVARRAAQTALYHIAHGLLRIMAPFLSFTAEEAWKVFQPNSETIFTETYHAYPEVANAPALLDKWTLLRAVRSDVTKALEEARVANLIGSSLQAEVEIRASGARHDALASLGADLKFVLITSAATVVKVEDEAAESVEVVASKYLKCERCWHYRADVGENAEHPSLCGRCFSNLFGSGETRSAA, encoded by the coding sequence ATGAGCAACAAAAAAGCCGATTCGAAACCGCCGTCACGCTACCCGGTCAACCTGCTCGACACGCCGTTCCCGATGCGTGGCGACCTGCCCAAGCGCGAGCCGCAATGGGTCAAGGAATGGCAGGAACGCAAGGTCTACGAAACGATCCGCGCGGCCTCCAAGGGTCGCAAGAAGTTCATCCTGCACGACGGGCCGCCGTATGCCAACGGCGACATCCACCTCGGGCACGCGGTGAACAAGATCCTCAAGGACATGGTGGTCAAGTCGCGCAACCTGGCGGGCTTCGACGCGGCCTACGTGCCGGGCTGGGACTGCCACGGCATGCCGATCGAAATCCAGATCGAAAAGCAGTTCGGCAAGTCGCTGCCGGCCGCTGAAGTGATGCAGAAGGCGCGCGCCTACGCAAGCGAGCAGATCGAGAAGCAGAAGGTCGGCTTCCGCCGTCTGGGTGTGCTCGGCGATTGGGACAACCCGTACAAGACCATGAACTTCACGAACGAGGCCGGTGAAATCCGCGCGCTCGCGAAGATCATGGAAAAGGGCTATGTGTTCCGCGGCCTGAAGCCGGTGAACTGGTGTTTCGACTGCGGCTCGGCGCTGGCCGAGGCGGAAGTCGAATACCACGACAAGACCGATCCGACCATCGACGTGCTGTTCGCCTTCGCCGAACCGGAGAAGACCGCGCAGGCGTTCGGCCTCACGGCGTTGCCGCGCAGCGAAGGCGGTATCGTGATCTGGACCACGACACCGTGGACAATCCCCGCCAACCAGGCGCTGAACGTCCATCCGGAGATCGTCTATGCACTCGTGGATACGCCGCGTGGACTGCTGATCCTCGCTGAGGAGCGCGTCGAAGCGTGCCTGAAGCAATACGGCCTCGAAGGGCATGTTGTTGCGACCACCACGGGCGCCAAGCTCGCCAACCTGCGCTTCCATCATCCGCTCGCCTCGGCACATCCGAGCTACAAGCGCACCGCTCCGGTGTATCTCGGCGACTATGTGACAACGGAAACCGGTACCGGCATCGTCCACTCGTCGCCCGCCTACGGCGTGGAAGACTTCGTGTCGTGCAAGGCGCACGGCATGTCCGATTCGGACATCATCAGTCCGGTGATGGGCGACGGCCGTTATATCGAATCGCTCGCGCTGTTCGGCGGTCTGTCGATCTGGGCAGCCAATCCGAAAATCGTCGCGGCGCTCGAAGCGGCCGGCACGCTGCTGCGCACGGAAAAGTACACGCACAGCTACATGCATTGCTGGCGCCACAAGACGCCGATCATCTACCGCGCGACCTCGCAGTGGTTCGCCGGGATGGACGTGAAGCCGAACGACACCGACAAGACGCTGCGCGAAACCGCGCTCGAAGGCATCGAGAACACCGCGTTCTATCCGTCGTGGGGCAAGCAGCGTCTGTTCAGCATGATCGCCAACCGCCCGGACTGGACGCTGTCACGTCAGCGCCAGTGGGGGGTGCCGATGGCGTTCTTCGTGCACAAGGAAACCGGCGAGTTGCATCCGCGCACGCTGGAACTCCTCGAAGAAGTCGCGCAACGCGTCGAAAAGGCCGGCATCGAAGCGTGGCAATCGCTCGATCCGCGCGAGCTGATCGGCGACGACGCCAACCTGTACGAAAAAAACCGCGACACGCTCGACGTGTGGTTCGACTCCGGCACGACGCATTGGCACGTGCTGCGCGGCTCGCACAAGGACGAACTGCAATTCCCGGCCGACCTGTATCTGGAAGGCTCGGACCAGCATCGCGGCTGGTTCCATTCGTCGCTGCTGACGGCTTCCATGCTCGACGGCCGGCCGCCTTACAACGCTCTGCTGACACACGGTTTCACTGTCGACGGCGAAGGTCGCAAGATGAGCAAGTCGCTCGGCAACGGCATCGATCCGCACGAAGTGGCGAATCGCCTGGGCGCGGAAATCATCCGCCTGTGGATCGCTTCGACCGACTACTCGGGTGAACTGGCGATCTCGGAGGAAATCCTGAAGCGCGTGACGGAAGGCTATCGCCGCATCCGCAACACGCTGCGCTTCCTGCTTGCAAACCTGTCGGACTTCGACTTCGAGAAGAACGCGCGTCCGGTGGAAGACTGGCTCGAGATCGACCGCTATGCGGTCGCGCTGTCGGCCAATCTGCAGACGGACATTCTCGCGCACTACGAGAAGTACGAGTTCCACCCGGTTGTGGCGAAGCTGCAGACGTTCTGCTCGGAAGACCTCGGCGGCTTTTACCTCGACGTGCTGAAGGACCGTCTGTACACCATGGCGCCGGACTCCGTCGCGCGCCGCGCCGCTCAGACCGCGCTTTATCACATCGCTCACGGACTGCTGCGCATCATGGCGCCGTTCCTGTCGTTCACCGCAGAAGAAGCGTGGAAGGTGTTCCAGCCGAACAGCGAAACCATCTTCACGGAGACGTATCACGCTTATCCGGAAGTGGCGAATGCGCCGGCGCTGCTCGACAAATGGACGCTGTTGCGCGCGGTGCGCAGTGACGTGACCAAGGCGCTGGAAGAAGCGCGCGTTGCCAACCTGATCGGCTCATCGCTGCAGGCGGAAGTCGAAATCCGCGCGAGCGGTGCCCGTCACGACGCGCTGGCTAGCCTCGGCGCGGATCTGAAGTTCGTGCTGATCACGTCCGCCGCGACGGTTGTGAAGGTCGAAGACGAAGCAGCGGAAAGCGTCGAAGTGGTCGCATCGAAATATCTGAAGTGCGAACGCTGCTGGCACTATCGCGCAGACGTCGGCGAGAACGCCGAGCACCCGTCCCTATGCGGCCGGTGCTTCAGCAATCTGTTCGGAAGCGGCGAAACAAGGAGCGCGGCATAA
- the purN gene encoding phosphoribosylglycinamide formyltransferase has translation MKKLVILISGRGSNMEAIVRACSREEWPAQVAAVIASRPDAAGLAFAASHGIATAVVDHRQFPDRESFDAALARQIDAFAPDLVALAGFMRVLTPGFVDRYAGRMLNVHPSLLPSFAGLKTHQQALDAGVRLHGASVHFVTSQLDHGPIVVQSAVPVLNGDDAAALAERVLATEHVIYPRAVRWFVEGRLALDGLRVTLTPPEPQWLFADINSNKIAGEGV, from the coding sequence ATGAAAAAACTTGTCATCCTGATTTCCGGGCGGGGCAGCAACATGGAAGCCATCGTTCGCGCCTGTTCGCGCGAAGAGTGGCCGGCGCAAGTCGCCGCCGTGATTGCCAGCCGTCCAGACGCTGCGGGCCTTGCGTTCGCCGCGTCGCATGGTATTGCCACGGCGGTGGTCGACCATCGCCAGTTTCCCGATCGCGAGTCGTTCGACGCGGCGTTGGCGCGTCAGATCGATGCTTTTGCACCTGACCTGGTGGCGCTCGCCGGCTTCATGCGTGTCTTGACCCCGGGCTTCGTCGACCGCTACGCGGGGCGCATGCTGAACGTGCATCCGTCGCTGCTGCCGAGCTTTGCCGGCCTGAAAACACACCAGCAGGCGCTCGATGCCGGCGTCCGGCTGCACGGCGCGTCTGTCCATTTTGTCACGTCGCAGCTCGATCATGGGCCGATCGTGGTCCAGTCAGCGGTGCCGGTGCTGAACGGCGACGACGCCGCGGCGCTCGCCGAGCGCGTACTGGCCACCGAACACGTCATTTACCCACGCGCGGTGCGCTGGTTCGTCGAAGGGCGCCTCGCGCTCGACGGACTGCGCGTCACGCTCACGCCGCCGGAGCCGCAATGGCTCTTTGCCGACATCAATAGCAACAAGATCGCCGGAGAGGGCGTATGA
- a CDS encoding mechanosensitive ion channel family protein translates to MHNRIFFHLFGDVAHDFGQPVMLWQVGVLLGTLALAWGLAWLLRRTLDLRRQTRYQALRFGAESLNRAFFPLIGAALVWIAQAVAAPFMHTALLDLALVPLFGIGLIYVLFFLARRVFASHGEAHKWLFLIEKVVSLIVWIGMVLTVMGIQDDVLDWMASVHFRVANAHMTLLSLSTGLLWVCVTMIVAMWLGAAFEERLMRSNTLDANLKVAAARVGRALFVLAAVLISLSLVGIDITVLGVFGGALGVGLGFGLQKIASNYVSGFIILIDRSLRIGDTINTGGLQGMVTQIRTRYTVVRGLDGIETLIPNEKLITDVVQNQSSYLTRGYSKIAVTVAYTSDVEQAMQLLVQATDGVERVLRDPAPTPYLAGFGPDGINLELGFWIEDAALGTAGVRSAVNRNLWRLFSENGVSIPLSQREVRIVGSGDILSRPVTMTGDAANEPGSAA, encoded by the coding sequence ATGCACAACCGGATCTTCTTTCACCTGTTCGGCGACGTCGCCCATGACTTCGGCCAGCCGGTGATGCTCTGGCAGGTGGGCGTGCTACTCGGCACGCTCGCGCTTGCATGGGGGCTCGCCTGGCTGCTGCGCCGGACCCTCGATTTGCGTCGCCAGACGCGCTATCAGGCACTGCGCTTCGGTGCGGAAAGCCTGAACCGCGCATTTTTTCCGTTGATCGGCGCTGCGCTGGTCTGGATCGCGCAGGCGGTTGCAGCCCCGTTCATGCATACCGCGCTGCTCGATCTCGCGTTGGTGCCGCTGTTCGGCATCGGCCTGATCTATGTCCTGTTCTTCCTCGCCCGTCGGGTGTTCGCAAGCCATGGCGAAGCCCATAAGTGGCTCTTCCTGATCGAGAAAGTCGTCTCGCTGATTGTGTGGATCGGCATGGTGCTCACCGTAATGGGCATTCAGGACGACGTCCTCGACTGGATGGCGAGCGTGCACTTTCGCGTCGCCAATGCCCACATGACGCTGCTGTCGCTGTCGACGGGGCTGCTGTGGGTCTGCGTGACGATGATCGTCGCGATGTGGCTCGGCGCCGCGTTCGAAGAGCGCTTGATGCGCTCGAACACGCTCGATGCGAATCTGAAAGTCGCGGCGGCCCGCGTGGGGCGAGCGTTGTTCGTGCTGGCGGCGGTGTTGATCAGCCTCTCGCTGGTGGGCATCGATATCACGGTGCTAGGCGTGTTCGGCGGTGCACTGGGTGTCGGACTCGGCTTCGGTTTGCAGAAGATCGCCAGCAATTACGTGTCGGGCTTCATCATCCTGATCGACCGTTCGCTGCGGATCGGCGACACGATCAACACCGGCGGCCTGCAGGGCATGGTCACGCAGATCCGCACCCGCTACACGGTGGTGCGCGGCCTCGACGGTATCGAAACGCTGATTCCGAACGAAAAGCTGATTACCGATGTCGTACAGAACCAGTCGTCTTATCTGACGCGCGGCTACTCGAAGATCGCAGTGACAGTGGCTTATACGTCGGACGTCGAGCAGGCGATGCAGTTGCTCGTGCAGGCCACCGACGGGGTGGAGCGCGTGCTGCGGGATCCGGCCCCGACGCCTTATCTGGCGGGCTTCGGGCCGGATGGCATCAACCTCGAACTGGGCTTCTGGATCGAGGATGCGGCACTCGGCACCGCTGGCGTGCGCTCGGCGGTCAATCGCAATCTCTGGCGGCTTTTTAGCGAAAACGGCGTTTCGATCCCGCTCTCTCAGCGCGAAGTGCGGATCGTCGGCTCGGGCGACATACTGTCGCGACCGGTAACTATGACCGGAGATGCCGCCAACGAGCCGGGCAGCGCCGCCTGA
- the coaBC gene encoding bifunctional phosphopantothenoylcysteine decarboxylase/phosphopantothenate--cysteine ligase CoaBC codes for MATAELAGKHLVLGMSGGIACYKIAELTRLLTKAGATVQVVMTEAATQFITPITMQALSGRPVYTSQWDARVPNNMAHIDLSREADAIVIAPASTDFLARLAHGMADDLLSTLCVARDCPLLVVPAMNRQMWQNPATQRNVAQLRADGIEVLGPDSGPQACGEVGDGRMLEAAATYEAIASFFQPKILAGRRVLLTAGPTFEPLDPVRGITNRSSGKMGFALARAAQQAGADVHLIAGPVALETPWGVIREDVQTAQQMHDAVMRAVPDYDIFIGVAAVADWRVDHVSEHKIKKTAERAMPTFTFVENPDILAAVAKLPHPPFCVGFAAESGDLDVHGEEKRVRKNVPLLIGNLGPLTFGLDDNEVVLFEAGGATKLPRADKQALAGALIAEIAKRLPDTSLIR; via the coding sequence TTGGCAACCGCAGAACTCGCAGGAAAACATCTCGTCCTCGGTATGAGCGGCGGGATTGCCTGCTACAAGATCGCCGAACTCACGCGCCTGCTGACCAAGGCAGGCGCGACCGTGCAGGTTGTCATGACCGAGGCGGCCACGCAGTTCATCACCCCCATCACGATGCAGGCGCTGTCGGGCCGTCCGGTCTACACGAGCCAATGGGATGCGCGCGTGCCGAACAACATGGCGCATATCGATCTGTCGCGAGAAGCGGACGCCATCGTGATCGCCCCGGCTTCGACTGACTTTCTCGCCAGGCTGGCGCATGGCATGGCCGACGATCTGCTCTCGACGCTCTGCGTGGCGCGTGATTGCCCCTTGCTAGTTGTACCGGCGATGAACCGCCAGATGTGGCAGAACCCGGCCACGCAGCGCAACGTCGCGCAACTGCGCGCGGATGGCATCGAAGTGCTCGGCCCGGATTCAGGTCCGCAGGCTTGCGGCGAAGTCGGCGATGGCCGGATGCTCGAGGCCGCCGCGACCTACGAGGCGATCGCTTCGTTTTTCCAGCCGAAGATTCTTGCGGGCCGCCGTGTGTTGCTGACCGCCGGTCCGACCTTCGAACCGCTGGACCCGGTGCGCGGCATCACCAACCGCTCGAGCGGCAAAATGGGCTTCGCGCTCGCGCGCGCAGCGCAGCAGGCCGGCGCCGACGTGCATCTGATCGCCGGACCGGTTGCACTGGAAACGCCGTGGGGCGTGATCCGCGAGGACGTGCAAACGGCACAGCAGATGCACGACGCCGTGATGCGCGCGGTGCCCGACTACGACATCTTCATCGGCGTGGCCGCGGTCGCCGACTGGCGCGTCGATCATGTTAGCGAGCACAAGATCAAGAAGACCGCGGAACGTGCCATGCCCACGTTCACATTCGTTGAAAATCCGGACATTCTGGCTGCAGTAGCGAAGCTGCCGCATCCGCCCTTCTGTGTCGGTTTTGCAGCGGAGAGCGGCGACCTCGATGTACACGGGGAAGAAAAGCGCGTGCGCAAGAATGTGCCGCTTCTGATCGGCAATCTCGGCCCGCTGACCTTCGGTCTCGACGACAACGAAGTCGTCCTGTTCGAAGCCGGCGGCGCAACGAAATTGCCGCGCGCGGACAAGCAGGCGCTGGCGGGCGCACTGATCGCCGAAATCGCCAAACGCCTGCCCGATACGAGCCTGATCCGGTAA